Proteins co-encoded in one Bradyrhizobium sp. 170 genomic window:
- a CDS encoding flagellar protein FlbB: MKSFRDIRVIPVVLVAIFGLAVLKVAGLVIDGGYVFDYQVSQPAKRSWAQDNLGYPRGAKADPDDITGSVKKEEKKEEAPKPAAPASDAPKPDGVVVFPDQNPQSVSPSERAILERLQARRQELEQRAREIEIRESLLKSAEKRIEGRVEEMKATEAKISTATGQKAEQDAARFKGIITMYENMKPKDAAKVFDRLEMSVLYEIASQIAPRKMSDILGLMQPEAAERLTVELARRAGTDKSTSTAELPKIEGKILQQKPN; the protein is encoded by the coding sequence ATGAAGTCGTTTCGCGACATCCGCGTCATTCCGGTCGTGCTGGTCGCGATCTTCGGCCTTGCAGTGCTGAAGGTCGCGGGCCTCGTGATCGATGGCGGATACGTGTTCGACTATCAGGTCAGCCAGCCGGCCAAGCGTTCGTGGGCGCAGGACAATCTGGGTTATCCGCGCGGCGCCAAAGCCGATCCCGACGACATCACCGGTTCGGTCAAGAAGGAAGAGAAAAAGGAAGAGGCGCCGAAGCCGGCCGCTCCCGCCAGCGACGCGCCGAAGCCCGACGGCGTCGTGGTGTTTCCCGACCAGAACCCGCAATCGGTGTCGCCGTCGGAGCGCGCCATCCTGGAACGGCTGCAGGCGCGGCGCCAGGAACTGGAGCAGCGCGCGCGTGAAATCGAAATTCGCGAAAGCCTTTTGAAATCCGCCGAAAAGCGCATCGAGGGCCGCGTCGAGGAAATGAAGGCGACCGAGGCAAAGATCTCGACCGCGACGGGGCAAAAGGCGGAGCAGGACGCCGCCCGCTTCAAGGGCATCATCACGATGTATGAGAACATGAAGCCGAAGGACGCCGCCAAGGTGTTCGACCGGCTGGAAATGTCCGTGCTCTACGAAATCGCTTCCCAGATCGCGCCGCGCAAGATGTCGGACATTCTGGGGCTGATGCAGCCGGAAGCGGCCGAACGGCTGACGGTCGAACTGGCCCGCCGCGCCGGCACAGATAAATCCACGTCCACGGCCGAGCTGCCGAAGATCGAAGGCAAGATCCTGCAGCAAAAGCCCAATTGA
- a CDS encoding DUF6468 domain-containing protein, translated as MSHSLGIVIESLVAVLLMLTIGYCMLLNKRLKRLKADEHSLKATIAELITATEIAERAIGGLKHTVRDVNENLGSQLAAATQMAGHLKNMLAEGDGVIRRLSKIAIAARPSQEAEPAAPKVSSAKAVAAAAEAFSERRRASGLAA; from the coding sequence ATGAGTCATTCCCTTGGCATTGTAATCGAGAGTCTGGTCGCGGTGCTGCTGATGCTCACGATCGGCTACTGCATGCTGCTCAACAAGCGGCTGAAGCGGCTCAAGGCGGACGAGCATTCGCTGAAAGCCACGATCGCGGAACTGATCACCGCGACCGAAATCGCCGAGCGGGCGATCGGCGGCCTCAAGCACACCGTGCGTGACGTCAATGAAAATCTCGGCAGCCAACTTGCGGCGGCGACGCAGATGGCGGGACATCTGAAGAACATGCTCGCCGAAGGCGACGGCGTCATTCGCCGGCTGTCCAAGATCGCGATCGCGGCCCGGCCCTCGCAGGAAGCCGAACCCGCAGCGCCCAAGGTCTCTTCCGCCAAGGCGGTTGCCGCGGCGGCTGAAGCGTTCTCCGAACGCCGAAGGGCCAGTGGCCTCGCCGCATGA
- the fliM gene encoding flagellar motor switch protein FliM has product MAGNQDQMDQDAIAAQWEASLDSEDPAAAAEEAAANELSESMALQWAAMVEDGGREFGNKNSGERVLSQEEIDNLLGFTVGDVNLDDHSGIRAIIDSAMVSYERLPMLEIVFDRLVRLMTTSLRNFTSDNVEVSLDRITSVRFGDYMNSIPLPAVLSVFKAEEWENFGLATVDSSLIYSIIDVLLGGRRGQTSLRIEGRPYTTIETNLVKRLVEVVLADAEQAFRPLSPVTFSIDRLETNPRFAAISRPANAAILVRLRIDMEDRGGNIELLLPYATIEPIRPVLLQMFMGEKFGRDPIWEGHFATEVAQAEISVDAVLYEADIPLKQLMKLKVGDTLPLEMRPEALVQVRCGNVLLTEGRMGRVGDRVAIRVTKQLRKPNTTFAMFEKADEQTKLMEAQ; this is encoded by the coding sequence ATGGCCGGCAACCAAGACCAGATGGACCAGGACGCCATTGCCGCGCAATGGGAAGCCTCCCTGGATTCCGAGGATCCCGCGGCGGCCGCGGAAGAAGCTGCCGCCAATGAACTTTCCGAGAGCATGGCGCTGCAGTGGGCGGCCATGGTCGAGGATGGCGGCCGCGAGTTCGGCAACAAGAATTCCGGCGAACGGGTTCTGTCGCAGGAAGAAATCGACAATCTGCTCGGTTTCACCGTCGGCGACGTCAATCTCGACGACCATTCCGGCATTCGCGCCATCATCGATTCCGCGATGGTGTCCTACGAGCGTCTGCCGATGCTCGAAATCGTGTTCGACCGCCTGGTGCGGCTGATGACCACGAGCCTGCGCAACTTCACCTCTGACAACGTCGAAGTCTCGCTCGACCGCATCACCTCGGTTCGCTTCGGCGACTACATGAATTCAATTCCCTTGCCGGCCGTGCTCAGCGTGTTCAAGGCCGAGGAGTGGGAAAATTTCGGGCTCGCGACGGTCGATTCCAGCCTGATCTATTCGATCATCGACGTGCTGCTCGGCGGCCGCCGCGGCCAGACCTCGCTGCGCATCGAGGGCCGGCCCTACACCACGATCGAAACCAACCTGGTCAAGCGGCTGGTCGAGGTCGTGCTGGCCGACGCCGAGCAGGCGTTCCGGCCGCTGTCGCCGGTGACGTTCTCGATCGACCGGCTGGAAACCAATCCGCGCTTCGCCGCGATCTCGAGGCCCGCCAACGCCGCGATCCTGGTGCGGCTGCGCATCGACATGGAAGACCGCGGCGGCAATATCGAATTGCTGCTGCCTTACGCCACCATCGAGCCGATCCGCCCGGTTCTGCTCCAGATGTTCATGGGCGAAAAGTTCGGCCGCGATCCGATCTGGGAAGGGCATTTCGCGACCGAAGTGGCGCAGGCCGAGATATCGGTCGATGCCGTGCTGTATGAAGCCGACATTCCGCTCAAGCAGTTGATGAAGCTGAAGGTCGGCGACACCTTGCCGCTGGAAATGCGCCCCGAAGCGCTGGTGCAGGTCCGCTGCGGCAACGTCCTTTTGACCGAAGGGCGCATGGGCCGGGTCGGCGACCGCGTCGCCATCCGCGTCACCAAGCAGTTGCGCAAACCCAATACCACCTTCGCGATGTTCGAGAAGGCCGACGAGCAAACCAAGTTGATGGAGGCACAATGA
- the fliL gene encoding flagellar basal body-associated protein FliL codes for MADNEQAEGADGADASPSKKGKLKLIIAVAGFVAILGAGAGWFFLMRGHGEEKHAEAPPPKPPSFVEVPDMMVNLVGAPGERVQYLRVKVVLEIKDEKHVEAIKPNLPRVTDLFQTYLRELRPSDINGSAGLFRLKEELTKRVNNAVAPQQVSAVLFKEIVVQ; via the coding sequence ATGGCTGACAACGAGCAGGCGGAAGGCGCAGACGGCGCAGATGCCTCACCGTCGAAAAAGGGCAAGCTCAAGCTGATCATTGCCGTTGCCGGGTTCGTCGCCATCCTCGGCGCCGGCGCCGGCTGGTTCTTCCTGATGCGCGGCCATGGCGAGGAGAAGCACGCCGAAGCGCCGCCGCCGAAGCCGCCGTCCTTTGTCGAAGTGCCCGACATGATGGTCAACCTGGTCGGGGCCCCCGGCGAGCGGGTGCAATATCTCCGCGTCAAGGTCGTGCTCGAGATCAAGGATGAGAAGCATGTCGAGGCGATCAAGCCGAACCTGCCGCGCGTCACTGACCTGTTCCAGACCTACCTGCGCGAACTGCGTCCCTCCGATATCAACGGTTCGGCCGGGCTGTTTCGCCTCAAGGAAGAACTGACCAAGCGGGTCAACAACGCGGTGGCGCCGCAGCAGGTGAGCGCCGTGTTGTTCAAGGAAATCGTCGTGCAGTGA
- the flgF gene encoding flagellar basal-body rod protein FlgF — protein MENMLLVGLSRQMTLERQLDVVANNVANINTTGFKADRSLFEEYLRSPAHEDNFVRADRRVSFVHDRATFHDFAAGPSEQTKNPLDVAIDGNAFLVVQTAAGERYTRDGGLQINNQGQLVTASGDPVLGTSGPIVFQPTDKAINIAADGNITVIEGTGRTDSVRGKLRLVNFADAQKLVKEGGNLYSAGQGVAAQPDTTSRVHQGFIEKSNVNSVHEMSRMIEITRTYTQISAMLQQQHDLHRTAVEKLADVPA, from the coding sequence ATGGAGAATATGCTTCTCGTCGGACTTTCGCGGCAGATGACGCTGGAACGGCAATTGGATGTCGTCGCCAACAACGTCGCCAACATCAACACGACCGGCTTCAAGGCCGACCGGTCGCTGTTCGAGGAATATCTGCGCTCGCCGGCGCATGAAGACAATTTCGTGCGCGCCGACCGCCGCGTCTCCTTCGTGCACGACCGCGCCACCTTCCACGATTTCGCAGCCGGCCCCTCCGAGCAGACCAAGAACCCGCTCGACGTCGCCATCGACGGCAACGCCTTCCTGGTGGTGCAGACGGCCGCCGGCGAGCGCTACACCCGCGACGGCGGCCTGCAGATCAACAATCAGGGCCAGCTCGTGACCGCGAGCGGCGATCCGGTGCTGGGTACCTCCGGCCCGATCGTGTTCCAGCCGACCGACAAGGCGATCAACATCGCAGCCGACGGCAATATCACGGTCATCGAGGGCACCGGCCGCACCGACTCGGTCCGCGGCAAGCTGCGGCTGGTCAATTTTGCCGACGCGCAGAAGCTCGTGAAGGAAGGCGGCAACCTCTACTCGGCGGGCCAGGGCGTCGCCGCCCAGCCCGACACCACCTCGCGGGTCCACCAGGGCTTCATCGAGAAGTCGAACGTCAATTCCGTCCACGAAATGAGCCGCATGATCGAGATCACGCGCACCTACACGCAGATCTCGGCGATGCTGCAGCAGCAGCACGACCTGCACCGAACCGCAGTCGAGAAACTCGCCGACGTTCCGGCATAA
- the flgG gene encoding flagellar basal-body rod protein FlgG: protein MRALYTAATGMAAQELNVQVISNNIANMRTTGYKKQRAAFQDLIYDHVRRVGAQASDQGTILPVGVDIGGGVKTVGTPRLMSQGTLSPTGNDLDVAIRGEGFFKIQVPDGTYAYTRDGSFMMDAQGRVVTAQGNPVQPTITIPQNSSQITINAQGQVTVVVPGSTTPTQVGQIGLTRFINKAGLNPIGDNLFTDTPASGTPQDGVANTDGFGDMQQGNLEQANVEVVTEISDLIAAQRAYEMNAKIVSAADQMLQSTSNMFR, encoded by the coding sequence ATGCGCGCCCTCTACACAGCAGCGACCGGCATGGCGGCACAGGAACTCAACGTTCAGGTGATCTCCAACAACATCGCCAACATGCGCACCACCGGCTACAAGAAGCAGCGGGCGGCGTTTCAGGACCTGATCTACGATCACGTGCGCCGCGTCGGCGCGCAGGCCTCCGACCAGGGCACCATCCTGCCCGTCGGCGTCGACATCGGCGGCGGCGTCAAGACCGTCGGCACACCGCGCCTGATGAGCCAGGGCACGCTGTCGCCGACCGGCAACGACCTCGACGTCGCGATCCGCGGCGAAGGCTTCTTCAAGATCCAGGTGCCCGACGGCACCTATGCCTATACCCGCGACGGCTCGTTCATGATGGACGCGCAGGGCCGCGTCGTCACCGCGCAGGGCAATCCGGTGCAGCCGACGATCACGATCCCGCAAAACTCCTCGCAGATCACCATCAACGCGCAGGGCCAGGTCACCGTGGTTGTGCCCGGCTCGACCACGCCGACCCAGGTCGGCCAGATCGGCCTGACGCGCTTCATCAACAAGGCCGGCCTCAACCCGATCGGCGACAATCTGTTCACGGATACGCCGGCCTCCGGCACGCCGCAGGACGGCGTCGCCAACACCGACGGTTTTGGCGACATGCAGCAGGGCAATCTCGAACAGGCCAATGTCGAAGTGGTGACCGAAATCTCCGACCTGATCGCCGCCCAGCGCGCCTATGAGATGAACGCCAAGATCGTCAGCGCGGCCGACCAGATGCTGCAATCCACCTCCAACATGTTCCGCTAA
- the flgA gene encoding flagellar basal body P-ring formation chaperone FlgA produces the protein MIARALLLATALIAASSAAAVAQTRETFANRTVIAAPVLRANVQVSGDLVRIGDVIDNAGSAAQIAIYRAPDLGTTGSLPVAQVLNTLRAHQVIGVDTRDLKEISVTRLARSLEGKDIELQIARALERRNGLGDAANLSLTFDRDPSDVRLDAGFTGAMQAAIVRYDNRNGRFDVTFEIGNENGAAAAKLRFTGTAIETVEATVLARNVERNEILKSSDVVVERRPKAEVGADPAARDRTVGMQARRQLRAGHAIRTADLVKPDLVQRDQNVVLVYEAPGIYLTMRGKALDNGTEGDVVNVMNVQSKRTLSGTVIGRGQVSISPVSITPAASRLPQTSDVTQPAPVAVAIVSSPVAPKAE, from the coding sequence ATGATCGCCCGCGCCCTCCTCCTGGCCACAGCCCTGATCGCCGCATCGAGCGCGGCAGCGGTCGCGCAGACCCGGGAAACCTTCGCGAACCGCACCGTGATCGCCGCGCCCGTGCTGCGCGCCAACGTGCAGGTGTCGGGCGATCTGGTGCGGATCGGCGACGTCATCGACAATGCCGGCAGCGCCGCGCAGATCGCGATCTACCGCGCGCCGGATCTGGGCACCACGGGCTCGCTGCCGGTCGCGCAGGTGCTCAACACCCTTCGCGCCCATCAAGTGATCGGCGTCGACACCCGCGACCTGAAGGAAATCTCGGTGACGCGTCTGGCCCGCTCGCTCGAGGGCAAGGACATCGAGCTGCAGATCGCCCGCGCGCTGGAGCGCCGCAACGGCCTCGGCGACGCCGCCAACCTGTCGCTGACCTTCGACCGCGACCCCAGCGACGTCAGGCTGGACGCCGGCTTCACCGGCGCCATGCAGGCAGCCATCGTGCGCTACGACAACCGCAACGGCCGCTTCGACGTCACCTTTGAAATCGGCAACGAGAACGGCGCCGCCGCGGCCAAGCTGCGTTTCACCGGCACGGCGATCGAGACCGTCGAAGCCACGGTGCTGGCACGCAATGTCGAGCGCAATGAGATCTTGAAATCATCCGACGTGGTGGTCGAGCGCCGCCCGAAAGCGGAAGTCGGCGCTGATCCCGCCGCGCGCGACCGCACGGTGGGCATGCAGGCCCGCCGCCAGCTCCGCGCCGGCCACGCGATCCGCACCGCCGATCTCGTCAAACCCGATCTGGTACAGCGCGACCAGAACGTCGTGTTGGTCTACGAGGCGCCCGGAATCTACCTCACCATGCGCGGCAAGGCGCTGGACAACGGCACCGAAGGCGACGTCGTCAATGTCATGAACGTACAGTCGAAGCGCACGCTGTCCGGCACCGTGATCGGCCGCGGCCAAGTCTCGATTAGTCCCGTCTCGATCACGCCGGCGGCGTCCCGCCTGCCGCAGACCAGCGATGTGACACAACCCGCGCCCGTTGCCGTAGCTATCGTCAGTTCGCCAGTCGCTCCAAAAGCCGAGTAA
- the flgH gene encoding flagellar basal body L-ring protein FlgH — protein MSVIRLNRIILTGAMLSLAALASGCSSIDRLSQIGEKPKLTEIENPTTQPGYKPVQMPMPKPEQASYNANSLWRNGSRAFFKDQRAARIGDILTVTVNITDKANIANETQRSRTSKEDSGITDFIGAQTITQPTKILPGRILTTDSTSSSDGKGSVNRQEALQTNVAAVVTQVLPNGNLVVEGKQEIRVNFEIRELIVAGIVRPEDIQSDNTIESSKIAQARIAYGGRGQITDVQQPRYGQQVMDVLLPF, from the coding sequence ATGTCAGTCATCCGTCTCAACCGCATCATTCTCACTGGCGCCATGCTGTCGCTGGCCGCCTTGGCCAGCGGTTGCTCCTCGATCGACCGTCTCTCCCAGATCGGCGAAAAGCCGAAGCTGACGGAGATCGAAAACCCGACCACACAGCCCGGCTACAAGCCGGTGCAGATGCCGATGCCAAAGCCGGAGCAGGCCTCCTACAATGCAAACTCGCTGTGGCGGAACGGTTCACGCGCCTTCTTCAAGGATCAGCGCGCCGCACGCATCGGCGATATCCTGACGGTCACCGTCAATATCACCGACAAGGCCAACATCGCCAACGAGACCCAGCGCAGTCGCACGAGCAAGGAAGATTCGGGAATCACCGATTTCATTGGTGCCCAGACGATCACGCAACCGACCAAGATCCTGCCCGGCCGCATCCTGACCACGGACTCCACCTCTTCCAGCGACGGCAAGGGTTCGGTCAACCGCCAGGAAGCGCTGCAGACCAACGTCGCGGCCGTGGTGACGCAGGTGCTGCCGAACGGCAATCTCGTGGTCGAGGGCAAGCAGGAAATCCGGGTCAATTTCGAGATCCGCGAATTGATCGTCGCCGGCATCGTCCGCCCCGAAGACATCCAGAGCGACAACACGATCGAATCAAGCAAGATTGCGCAGGCCCGCATCGCCTATGGCGGCCGCGGCCAGATCACCGACGTGCAGCAACCCCGTTACGGCCAACAGGTGATGGACGTGCTGCTGCCGTTCTAA
- a CDS encoding YidB family protein, with protein sequence MSRGMPSMTALLGLLAIAGYQNRDKLAELLKGAGGGQPNAGAGEQPPGGLLGNLSGMLGGAGVGGLLSGGIGELLDRFQQNGQGDKADSWINQGPNKDVSPPELKQAIGSDVLAQLEQQTGLSQEEILTRLSRELPAAVDKYTPDGRLPTA encoded by the coding sequence ATGAGCCGCGGAATGCCATCGATGACTGCCCTTCTCGGGCTACTCGCCATTGCCGGATATCAGAACCGCGACAAACTGGCAGAACTTCTCAAGGGCGCTGGCGGCGGCCAGCCGAATGCAGGCGCCGGCGAGCAGCCCCCGGGCGGCTTGCTGGGCAACCTGAGCGGGATGTTGGGCGGCGCCGGGGTTGGCGGCCTCCTCAGCGGCGGGATCGGCGAACTGCTCGACAGGTTCCAGCAAAACGGCCAGGGCGACAAGGCTGATTCCTGGATCAATCAGGGGCCCAACAAGGATGTCTCGCCGCCGGAATTGAAGCAGGCGATCGGCTCCGACGTTCTGGCACAACTCGAACAGCAGACCGGACTGTCGCAGGAGGAAATCCTGACGAGATTGTCGCGCGAGCTTCCGGCAGCCGTCGACAAATACACGCCGGACGGCCGTTTGCCCACAGCATGA